A region of Meiothermus cerbereus DSM 11376 DNA encodes the following proteins:
- a CDS encoding metallophosphoesterase family protein: MRIAVLSDIHGNLPALEAVLADLKEVRPQLVIVNGDIVNRGPSNREVLERLLNLCASKDGQALAPEGFWFTLGNHDDLLVKWAQRDPSLKDLYTDSLFEPTAWSVTQLSQAHLDWLGNLPFQVAIGEAPRRTFGLDKAEGLGEPVLVRATHGSPRHYREGYDEHQTLSTLTEISEDYPARLLVGSHTHRPFMYQLGEALVLNSGAVGAPFNGDVRAQYVVVEIGENHVQADFRQIPYNLQAALQAYYDSGLMEAGGLGADIFYHETRTARSLLMHFWYWAEAQALPRDWDAWRLYRAAHPERFA; this comes from the coding sequence ATGCGTATTGCGGTTCTGTCGGATATTCACGGTAATCTGCCGGCGCTCGAGGCAGTCCTGGCCGACCTGAAGGAAGTGCGGCCCCAGCTGGTGATTGTCAACGGCGATATCGTGAACCGAGGGCCTTCCAACCGCGAGGTGCTTGAGCGCTTGCTCAACCTGTGCGCTTCTAAAGATGGGCAGGCCTTGGCTCCCGAGGGCTTCTGGTTTACCCTGGGTAACCACGACGACCTACTGGTCAAATGGGCCCAGCGCGATCCTTCTCTAAAAGACCTTTATACCGATTCCCTGTTCGAGCCCACCGCCTGGTCGGTGACCCAGCTATCCCAGGCCCACCTGGACTGGCTGGGTAATCTGCCTTTTCAGGTTGCCATTGGCGAAGCACCTCGACGAACCTTTGGGCTGGACAAAGCCGAAGGCCTGGGGGAACCGGTGTTGGTACGGGCCACTCACGGCTCACCCCGCCACTACCGGGAAGGTTATGACGAACACCAGACCCTGAGTACCCTCACGGAAATCAGCGAAGACTACCCAGCGCGGCTGCTGGTGGGTTCGCATACCCATCGCCCCTTCATGTACCAACTGGGCGAGGCGTTGGTGCTCAACAGCGGGGCGGTGGGGGCTCCGTTCAACGGCGATGTGCGGGCCCAGTATGTGGTGGTGGAAATTGGGGAAAACCATGTGCAGGCCGACTTCCGCCAGATTCCTTATAACCTGCAAGCTGCCCTGCAGGCCTATTACGATTCGGGCCTGATGGAGGCTGGGGGGCTGGGGGCAGACATCTTTTACCACGAGACCCGCACGGCCCGCTCGCTGTTGATGCACTTCTGGTACTGGGCCGAGGCGCAGGCCCTCCCCCGCGACTGGGACGCCTGGCGGCTTTATCGGGCAGCCCACCCGGAACGTTTCGCCTAG
- a CDS encoding Bug family tripartite tricarboxylate transporter substrate binding protein, whose product MVRLATLAVVLLAAGGGLAQFTPRNPECIAPAGAGGGWDFTCRSVAQVMQDLRIVNQPIKVTNMTGGGGGVAYAHVVTQRSDDPNLIVAASPATTVRLAQGQFSRFTERDVRWLGAVAADFGLVAVKADAPWKTMQELVAAWKADPAKIAVGGGSAVGGQDHMKVLLLGRAAGIEPRAIKYVPFDGGGQALTSLLGGFIQVFAGDASELRAQVEAGTVRVLAMMSPRRLPAPYASVPTLKELGYNVEWVVWRGFYVPKNMPTPAYEFWANALRQVERSPEWAKVREQNSLGQFFMIGAEFQVFIDRQVNQFRNLSRELGIIR is encoded by the coding sequence ATGGTACGATTGGCAACTTTAGCTGTGGTTTTGCTGGCGGCTGGAGGTGGGCTGGCCCAGTTCACCCCGCGTAACCCCGAGTGCATCGCCCCGGCGGGGGCCGGGGGCGGCTGGGACTTCACCTGCCGCAGCGTGGCGCAGGTCATGCAGGATCTCAGGATTGTGAACCAGCCCATCAAGGTGACCAACATGACCGGGGGTGGAGGAGGGGTAGCCTATGCCCACGTGGTGACCCAACGCAGCGACGATCCCAACCTGATTGTGGCAGCCAGCCCGGCCACCACGGTGCGCCTGGCCCAGGGCCAGTTCAGCCGCTTTACCGAGCGCGATGTGCGCTGGCTGGGCGCAGTGGCCGCCGACTTTGGTCTGGTAGCGGTCAAGGCCGATGCCCCCTGGAAAACCATGCAGGAGCTGGTGGCAGCCTGGAAGGCCGACCCCGCCAAAATTGCGGTGGGGGGTGGCAGCGCGGTGGGCGGCCAGGACCACATGAAGGTGTTGCTTCTGGGCCGGGCGGCAGGTATCGAGCCGCGCGCGATTAAATACGTCCCCTTCGACGGCGGCGGCCAGGCCCTGACCTCTTTGCTGGGGGGCTTTATTCAGGTTTTTGCAGGCGATGCCTCCGAGCTTCGCGCCCAGGTCGAGGCCGGAACGGTGCGGGTGCTGGCCATGATGTCGCCCCGTCGTCTCCCGGCGCCGTATGCCAGCGTGCCTACCCTCAAAGAGCTTGGTTACAACGTGGAATGGGTGGTCTGGCGTGGTTTCTATGTGCCCAAAAACATGCCTACCCCCGCCTATGAGTTCTGGGCCAACGCGCTGCGCCAGGTCGAACGCAGCCCCGAGTGGGCCAAGGTGCGCGAGCAAAACAGCCTGGGGCAGTTCTTCATGATCGGGGCCGAGTTCCAGGTCTTCATCGACCGCCAGGTGAACCAGTTCCGCAACCTCTCCCGCGAGCTGGGCATCATCCGGTAG
- a CDS encoding CoA-binding protein, with amino-acid sequence MRLVAMENLRAFLHQTRTIAVLGAHPNPAKAAFYVPEYLARKGYTVLPVNPAYAGQVLWGQPVVSKLTDLAVPLDIVEVFRRSEALPDHLEEILAVRPKLVWLQSGIANEAFAEALQQAGIQVVQNRCLMVVHRQLMG; translated from the coding sequence ATGAGGTTAGTTGCTATGGAAAACCTGCGCGCGTTTTTGCACCAGACCCGCACCATCGCGGTGCTGGGGGCCCACCCCAACCCCGCCAAAGCAGCCTTCTATGTACCCGAGTACCTGGCCCGGAAGGGTTATACCGTGCTGCCGGTTAATCCGGCCTATGCAGGACAGGTGCTCTGGGGCCAGCCCGTGGTCAGCAAGCTCACCGACCTGGCAGTGCCCCTGGATATTGTGGAGGTGTTTCGTCGTAGCGAGGCCCTGCCCGACCACCTGGAGGAGATTCTGGCCGTCCGGCCCAAACTGGTCTGGCTGCAATCGGGCATTGCAAACGAGGCCTTTGCCGAGGCCCTGCAACAGGCCGGGATTCAGGTGGTGCAGAACCGGTGTTTGATGGTGGTGCACCGCCAGCTAATGGGCTAG
- a CDS encoding tripartite tricarboxylate transporter TctB family protein, whose protein sequence is MTDRIVGILVLLLALGYGLEASRMQVGFLSDPLGPRPFPYIIALLVGLSALWLLFRPDPDPTWPPARFWPVLGLVLLSLVAYAYLVVPLGFILTTTLEMTLLSVLFGARWWQGLGGALAFTLAVYFLFTEALGVTLPVGRVFG, encoded by the coding sequence ATGACCGACCGCATCGTTGGCATCCTGGTATTGTTACTGGCCCTGGGGTATGGCCTCGAGGCCAGCCGGATGCAGGTGGGTTTCCTCTCCGACCCCCTGGGCCCCCGGCCTTTCCCATACATCATCGCCCTTCTGGTGGGGCTTTCGGCCCTGTGGCTCCTCTTCAGGCCCGACCCCGATCCCACTTGGCCGCCCGCCCGCTTCTGGCCGGTGCTGGGGCTGGTGCTCTTGAGCCTGGTGGCCTACGCTTACCTGGTGGTTCCGCTGGGCTTTATCCTCACCACCACCCTCGAGATGACCCTGCTCTCGGTTTTGTTTGGGGCGCGCTGGTGGCAAGGCCTGGGCGGGGCGCTGGCCTTTACGCTGGCGGTCTACTTCCTGTTCACCGAAGCGCTGGGCGTAACCCTGCCGGTGGGGCGGGTTTTTGGATAG
- the mutY gene encoding A/G-specific adenine glycosylase codes for MSSVQTVLLEWFRQHQRKLPWRGVTDPYKVLLSEVLLQQTRVEQTIPYYERFLARFPSLEALSRADQEDVLKVWQGCGYYARARNLHRLAQQVVAAGGVFPRTSSALRALPGIGPYTAAALASIAFGEPVAAVDGNVRRVLSRWYAWEKPTAGQIQQAAEALMAGLAQSQGPSPGDWNQALMELGATVCLPKNPACGRCPVARFCLGQAAPERYPGAKERKQRRLELTALVLQGPGGVYLEQRQGPILGGLWGVPMEEGPGALARLLVRFGLERAERLGSLRHEFTHRKLHIEVYRAPWVAGENPASRPLSRLDQKILALVEANLSSQHSPAG; via the coding sequence ATGTCGAGTGTTCAAACGGTGTTGTTGGAATGGTTCCGGCAGCACCAGCGCAAACTACCCTGGCGGGGGGTGACCGACCCCTACAAGGTGCTGCTGTCGGAGGTGCTGTTGCAGCAGACCCGTGTTGAGCAGACCATTCCCTATTACGAGCGCTTTTTAGCGCGTTTCCCGAGCCTCGAGGCCCTGTCCAGGGCCGACCAGGAAGATGTTTTGAAAGTCTGGCAGGGCTGTGGCTACTATGCCAGGGCCCGCAACCTGCACCGGCTGGCCCAGCAGGTTGTTGCTGCTGGCGGGGTATTTCCCAGAACCTCGAGCGCGCTAAGGGCTTTGCCCGGCATCGGCCCTTATACCGCTGCTGCGCTGGCCTCGATTGCCTTTGGCGAGCCGGTGGCAGCGGTAGATGGCAATGTGCGACGGGTTTTGTCACGCTGGTACGCCTGGGAAAAGCCTACGGCGGGACAAATCCAGCAGGCTGCCGAGGCCTTGATGGCTGGGCTTGCACAGTCGCAAGGCCCTAGCCCTGGCGACTGGAATCAGGCCCTGATGGAGCTGGGGGCCACGGTCTGCCTGCCCAAAAACCCCGCTTGTGGCCGCTGCCCTGTGGCCCGCTTCTGCCTGGGCCAGGCAGCGCCCGAGCGTTACCCTGGCGCCAAGGAACGCAAACAAAGGCGGCTCGAGCTGACCGCGCTGGTGCTGCAAGGCCCTGGTGGGGTTTACCTGGAACAGCGCCAGGGGCCGATTCTAGGGGGGCTGTGGGGGGTTCCGATGGAAGAAGGCCCCGGGGCCCTGGCCCGTTTGCTGGTCCGCTTTGGGCTCGAGCGGGCCGAGCGGCTGGGTAGCCTTCGCCACGAGTTTACCCACCGCAAGCTGCACATCGAGGTGTACAGAGCGCCCTGGGTGGCTGGCGAGAACCCGGCCAGCCGTCCTTTATCACGGCTGGATCAGAAAATCCTGGCTCTGGTTGAGGCGAATCTGTCCAGCCAGCACAGCCCAGCGGGTTGA
- a CDS encoding GntR family transcriptional regulator yields the protein MLAPQTEEAYRRLRRMILSLQLRPGEPLVERKLEELLAVSRTPIRAAIQQLFREGLAQRTGRVYTVAPLDLAELEEAFEFRNWLEGHIVRVAAARRPNARQLRELLASVEADLDPEIELEKATDFHLSLAKLTGNRFVVASLAQVLQRIYRARYLEITRPQGADQALSDHLHLIELVQQGQAEEAAAFLQKHLERSREALLQSLEGSILLGARPS from the coding sequence ATGCTTGCACCGCAAACTGAAGAAGCCTACCGTCGCCTGCGCCGGATGATCCTGTCGCTACAGCTCAGGCCCGGCGAACCACTGGTCGAGCGCAAACTGGAAGAGCTTTTGGCGGTCTCACGCACGCCCATTCGGGCCGCCATTCAGCAGCTTTTCCGCGAGGGGCTGGCGCAGCGTACGGGCCGGGTCTATACCGTAGCGCCCCTCGACCTGGCCGAGCTGGAGGAGGCCTTTGAGTTTCGCAACTGGCTCGAGGGCCATATCGTTCGGGTGGCTGCGGCCCGGCGACCCAACGCCCGCCAGCTTCGGGAGCTGCTGGCCTCGGTGGAGGCCGACCTCGACCCCGAGATCGAACTGGAGAAGGCCACCGATTTTCACCTGTCCCTGGCCAAGCTCACCGGCAACCGCTTTGTGGTGGCCTCGCTGGCCCAGGTTTTGCAGCGCATCTACCGGGCCCGCTACCTGGAGATTACCCGTCCGCAGGGGGCCGACCAGGCCCTGAGCGACCACCTGCACCTGATTGAGCTGGTGCAGCAAGGGCAGGCCGAGGAAGCAGCGGCCTTTTTACAAAAACACCTCGAGCGCTCGAGGGAGGCCTTGTTGCAAAGCCTCGAGGGCTCCATTCTGCTGGGCGCCAGGCCGTCTTGA